The DNA region AAGTGACCAGATCAAACAGAATACAGAGCCAGATCCCATCCAAAGAAACTCGAGTAGTAAGTTTAAGGATACAGAGTCACCCTCCACAATTTTTATCCGTAAACTCTTACTTCTTCACCAACGGTATAACGAACTGTTCCTTTTCCAAGTATGTCGGTTAACATCTTCATCAGATCAGGAGTAATCTCGATGGAAAAATGGTCATGAGCACGAATTACTTTTTTCTCATTACCATTTCCCACTAAATGAAAAAATACAGAAGATGCTCCTCTATGTACAGAAAGAACATCTTGTAACTTCAAAATCACATCTCTATTTTTTTCATCCATCATGTTGATTGTTAAATGGAGTGTTTTTTCCATTTTCTTTTCGATGGTAACCGAATTTAATTCTTCGAGTTTATTGACAATGATCTGACCTTTTAACTCTGATTCGTCGGCATCTAAACGTTCTAAAATTCCGCGTATAAAAACGGTATTATCTTCTGTGAATAGGTGTTTGAACTCCGCATATGTCTTTGGAAAGGCAACACACTCAATTTCGCCGGTTTGGTCTTCCAACATAAAGTTCACAAACTCTTCTTTTTTCTTGGTGAGTTTGACTACTTTTTTGGAAAGAACTCCAGCGATTTCAACTTTGGATTTGGGTCGAACTTCTTCTAAGTTTTCTATGGTAGTCGGTTTTAATGTTTTTAATTGTTCAGTAAATTTATCGAGCGGATGGCCAGAAAGATACAACCCCGTAGTTTCTTTTTCTTTTCTAAGTAGTTCGTCACCATTCCATTCAATCCCATCTTTCGGAAGGTTAAGATCTTCTTCCCCTCCGCCGTTAGCACCGCCAAACAATGAAAACTGACCCTCTTTTTCTTCTGCTTGTTTTTTGTTGGCATAGTTTAAAATAATATCTGTGGATTCGGAAATTGTTTTTCTTGTATAACCAAAAGAATCAAAGGCTCCTCCTTGTGCCAGAGACTCGAGTACCTTTTTGTTTGCAAGTCTTGTGTCCAACTTCTTTGTGAAGTCACCAAGTTGATGATAACCACCAATAGAATTACGATTAGAAATTATATTTTCAGCAGCCAGTTCCCCCACTCCCTTAATAGAAGAAAGACCGAACCTTACTGTTTTATCATCAATGATTTCAAATGATATTCCTGATTCTTTAACATCGGGTCCTAAAATTCGAATTCCCATTTCTTTTGCATTGTTAATGTATTTCACAACATCAGTAATTTTTGAATGGTCTCCCGATAATAGAGCGGTTAAGTATTCAATGGAATAATTGGCTTTTAAAAATGCAGTTTGGTAAGTGACAAATGCATAAGCCACTGAGTGCGATTTATTAAAACCATACTCACCAAATTTTTCCAATTGTTCAAAAAGTTCGATAGCAAGTTTTTCATTGATCTTTTTTTCGATGGCACCTTTAACAAACTTCTCTTTTAATGCAGGAAGTTTTGATTTATCCTTTTTAGCCATCGCCTTACGAAGAACATCCGAATCTCCAACCGAGTATCCACCCATAATCCGTGAAATACCCATCACCTGTTCTTGGTAAACAACGACACCATAAGTTTCGCCTAATACTTCTGCCAAACTTTCGTGCGGGAAAACTACTTTCTTTTTGCCATTTTTACGATCCAAATAATCATCCAACATCCCTGATCCCATTGGACCCGGACGGTATAACGCAAGCAAGGCGGCAATTTCTTCAAATTTTTGCACTTGTGCTTTGGCAAAAAGATCACGAATTCCTGAAGACGAATCTAACTGGAATATCCCGAGAACATTTGCCTTTCGTAACAAACTAAATGTGGCAGGATCATCTAATGGAATTTTATCTAAATCGAGTAAAATCCCATGTCGTTTTTCAATGAGTTTGGTTGCATGATGGATGGTAGTTAAGTTTTTTAAACCTAAAATATCCATTTTTATCAGTCCCACTTGTTCCGACATGTTTTTGTCGTACTGAGTGACTATGGAACGCCCATCTCGACCAGGTTCACTGACTGTCGACAATGGAACGATTTCTTCTAATGCAGTAGGAGCAATGACAACACCAGCTGCGTGTCTACCCACCTGACGGTAGTTACCTTCTAATTTCTGAGCAATATAAAAAACTTTTTTGTTTAAATCAGATTTTTCTGCAATGTCACGAAGGTCTTTAGATGTATCAACGGCTTCCTGAATTGTGATTCCCAATTTTTTGGGAAAAAGTTTACTCATCTCGTTTACTTCAGAAAACGGAACATTGAATACACGAGCTACGTCTTTAATGGCAGCTTTTGCAGCAAGAGATCCGAAAGTAATGATTTGGCCTACTCTATTTTCACCATACCGATGTTTGATATAATTAATTACTTCTTCCCTTCTTTCAACACAGAAATCCGTATCAATATCTGGCATATCCTTTCTATCAGGGTTCAAAAACCTTTCAAAAAGTAAGTTATAACGAATGGGATCCACATTGGTAATCCCAAGGGCATAGGCAATGATGGATCCTGCAGCGGACCCTCGGCCAGGGCCTACCGGAATTCCCGCACGCCGAGCAAAGTTAATATAATCCTGAACAATCAGAAAGTATCCGGCAAAATGCATATTTCTAATTGTTTGCATTTCATATTCCGTTCTTTCTCGCACAACAGGAGTTATGTCCTGATATTTTTCCTTGATACCTTCCCAAACCAGTTTTTCTAAATAACTATCTGTATCAAAACCAGGAGGCACTTCGAAAGGAGGAAGTAATGGATTTCCAAATTGGAAATTTAAAGAACATTTATCACGAATGGCTAATGTATTATAAAATGCATCCTTATGATCAGGAAAAATATTAATCATCTCCGCCGGAGATTTTACATAAAAGTTTTCATTGAATCCAAAGCGCATTTCATCATCGATGTTTTTTCGCATTCCAATACGAAGTAAGATGTCTTGTGCTTCTTTATCATCTTTCGTTAAAAAGTGAGAAT from Leptospira noumeaensis includes:
- the dnaE gene encoding DNA polymerase III subunit alpha codes for the protein MEDFAHLHLHTTYSMLDGAIRISDLMKRVKELGMSSVAITDHGNMYGAIEFYKEAVKHDVKPIIGCEFYVTPSRSAETELDEIADGGAYHIILLCKNETGYKNIIKLASRSFTEGFYRKPRIDYDLLERHSEGLVCLTACLAGEVNRKILEGKEDKAYALAGRLHEIFRKEDFYLEIQDHGIPEQRTVAEAVMGFSKRTGIPLVLTNDSHFLTKDDKEAQDILLRIGMRKNIDDEMRFGFNENFYVKSPAEMINIFPDHKDAFYNTLAIRDKCSLNFQFGNPLLPPFEVPPGFDTDSYLEKLVWEGIKEKYQDITPVVRERTEYEMQTIRNMHFAGYFLIVQDYINFARRAGIPVGPGRGSAAGSIIAYALGITNVDPIRYNLLFERFLNPDRKDMPDIDTDFCVERREEVINYIKHRYGENRVGQIITFGSLAAKAAIKDVARVFNVPFSEVNEMSKLFPKKLGITIQEAVDTSKDLRDIAEKSDLNKKVFYIAQKLEGNYRQVGRHAAGVVIAPTALEEIVPLSTVSEPGRDGRSIVTQYDKNMSEQVGLIKMDILGLKNLTTIHHATKLIEKRHGILLDLDKIPLDDPATFSLLRKANVLGIFQLDSSSGIRDLFAKAQVQKFEEIAALLALYRPGPMGSGMLDDYLDRKNGKKKVVFPHESLAEVLGETYGVVVYQEQVMGISRIMGGYSVGDSDVLRKAMAKKDKSKLPALKEKFVKGAIEKKINEKLAIELFEQLEKFGEYGFNKSHSVAYAFVTYQTAFLKANYSIEYLTALLSGDHSKITDVVKYINNAKEMGIRILGPDVKESGISFEIIDDKTVRFGLSSIKGVGELAAENIISNRNSIGGYHQLGDFTKKLDTRLANKKVLESLAQGGAFDSFGYTRKTISESTDIILNYANKKQAEEKEGQFSLFGGANGGGEEDLNLPKDGIEWNGDELLRKEKETTGLYLSGHPLDKFTEQLKTLKPTTIENLEEVRPKSKVEIAGVLSKKVVKLTKKKEEFVNFMLEDQTGEIECVAFPKTYAEFKHLFTEDNTVFIRGILERLDADESELKGQIIVNKLEELNSVTIEKKMEKTLHLTINMMDEKNRDVILKLQDVLSVHRGASSVFFHLVGNGNEKKVIRAHDHFSIEITPDLMKMLTDILGKGTVRYTVGEEVRVYG